Below is a genomic region from Spartobacteria bacterium.
CACCGAACATCTGGTGCTGGCACTGATCGAACAGACTGACGGGGTGGTGATTCCGCTCTTAAATCGGCTGGGTGTGGATAAACATGCGCTGAAAATGGAATTGGAAACGGCATTGAAGAAAAGGCCCAAAGTACAGGGGTCTTCCATGGAAGTGTATGCCTCCCGTTCGTTGAAACGGGTATTGGATGCCGCTTTTGACATCGCGTCAAAAATGAAGGATGAATATGTAAGCACCGAGCATTTGTTTTTGGCCGCGATTCAGGATGAGGGATCGGATACCGCCCGCATGGCTAAATCACTGAATATCACGCCGGATGCGGTTCTGAAAGCCCTTCAGGCGGTTCGCGGCAATCAGCGGGTGACGGATCAGGCACCCGAAGATAAATATGAAGTGATGAAAAAATACGGCGTGGATCTCACTGATGCTGCGCGTAAAGGCAAGCTGGATCCGGTCATTGGACGGGATACCGAGATTCGCCGGGTGATTCAGGTTTTGTCGCGCCGCACCAAGAACAATCCCGTGCTTATCGGGGAGCCGGGCGTGGGTAAAACAGCTATTGCTGAAGGACTTGCGCAGCGAATTATTGCAGGTGATGTGCCCGAGGGGCTGAAAAACAAACGGGTGATTTCACTAGATATCGGATCCATGCTGGCCGGGGCTAAATTTCGAGGGGAATTTGAAGATCGATTCAAGGCGTTCATGAAGGAAGTCATTGAAGCGGAAGGGGCCGTTATCCTGTTTATCGATGAATTGCATACGCTGGTGGGCGCAGGCAGTGCCGAGGGTGCGGTGGATGCGTCGAATATGATCAAGCCGGCTCTGGCGCGCGGTGCCTTGCGCTGTGTGGGGGCCACCACGCTGGATGAATATCGTAAATATATTGAAAAAGATGCCGCGCTCGAACGGCGTTTTCAGCCGGTAGCAGTGGATGAACCGTCGGTGGAAGATACCATCGCTATTTTGCGCGGACTGCGCGAACGCTATGAGGCGCATCACGGGGTGCGTATCACCGACAGTGCGTTGGTGGCGGCGGCTACTTTGTCCCATCGTTATATCAGTGATCGTTTTCTTCCCGATAAAGCGATCGATCTGGTCGATGAAGCGGGCAGTCGGCTGCGTATGGAAATTGACAGTATGCCCACCGTGATCGATGTGGTGGAACGGCGTATCATGCAGCTGGAAATTGAACGGCAGGCGTTGAAAATGGAGCGGGATGCCGCCTCCCATGAGCGACTGGATAAAATCGAACATGATCTGGCGGAATTACGTGAAAACAGTTCCCGTATGAAACTGCACTGGCAGAAGGAAAAGGAACTGATTGGCGAAATCCGGAGTCTGACCAAGGCCATTGATCTGCTTCGTAATGAAGAGGAGGCCGCGAAAAGAGCCAATAATCTCGAGCGCGCCGCAGAGATCATGTACGACCGCATTCCTAAAATGGAACAGCAGATTGTCGGGGCGCAGGGGCGGCTCGCCTCGTTGCAGAAGGATCAGAAAATGCTGAAAGAAGAGGTCGACGCCGAGGATATCGCGTCGGTCGTTTCATCCTGGACCCATGTTCCGGTAAGCCGCCTGCTGGAAGGCGAAAAGCATAAACTTCTGCACATGGAAGATGATTTACGCAAAAGGGTGGTGGGTCAGGATGAGGCGGTGGAAGCCGTGTCCAAAGCGGTGCGCCGTTCGCGCGCCGGCCTGCAGGATCCTGACCGTCCCATTGGCTCGTTTATCTTTATGGGTCCCACCGGGGTGGGAAAAACGGAACTGGCCCGTGCTTTGGCGGAACTGCTGTTCGATGACGAACACGCACTGCTTCGCATAGATATGTCGGAGTTTATGGAGAAACACAGCGTGAGCCGGCTTATCGGGGCACCTCCCGGTTATGTGGGATACGATGAAGGCGGGTATTTGACCGAACACGTGCGACGCAAACCGTATTCGGTGGTACTCTTCGATGAGATTGAAAAGGCGCATCCCGATGTATTTAATGTCATGCTGCAGATTCTGGATGACGGACGGCTGACCGATGGTCAGGGACGCACTGTTGATTTTAAAAACACCCTCATTATCATGACGTCCAATCTGGGCAGTGCCATTATTCACGATGCCATTCAGCGCGATCCTGAATTGAAACGGGGCGATGAGCCGTATCGGGTCATGGAAAAACAGGTACAGGAGGTGCTCAGTAAACATTTCCGGCCGGAATTCCTGAATCGGCTGGATGCGACGATTATTTTCCATTCGCTGCAGCGGAAACAATTGCGCTCTATTGTGGATATTCAGCTGGGTCGCATTCGCAACTATCTTGTGGATAAGAAAATTTCTCTGTCACTCACCGATGAGGCCATGGATTTCATTGCAGGAGAGGGATATGATCCCGCCTTTGGAGCACGTCCGTTGAAACGTGTTATGCAGCGCCGTGTGCTGGATGTATTGGCAGAGGAGCTGCTGAGCGGTCAGATTAATGAAGGCGATACGGTTATTGGCCGTCTGTCCGGCAACAGGGAATCGATTGTGTTTGATGTGCAGAATGAACAGGTGGTCGCAGAGGAGCGCAAATAGATGGAAACGATTCTTTCCGCAATCATGATTATGGGTATCTTTTTCATGGTCTGGTATATTACCCGCGGAATGTAATTTTAGTTTTAGAAAGGACATTATGAGTAAACATATGATGTGGGCGTTATTGCTCATTGTTTTGGCGGTGGTTGTTATGCTGTTTAATAACAAAACCATGGATCTGGAGTTGCTGGTAACCAATTTGAAGGTGATGAAATCCATCGTCTTTCTCGGTTTTACCATTGTCGGTGTGGCCATCGGCATGCTGCTCAAATAGGAAGGATATGTATCTGTGATCATTTCCCCGACTACAAAAACCTACGCGCTCCTGGGTCACCCCGTGCAGCATTCTCTGTCGCCCTGTATGTACAATGCGGCTTTTGCTTCATTGGATATGGATGCGGTTTATATGGCATACGACGTGGAGCCTCTGGTTCTGAACGACGTGCTGACCTCTCTGGCGCATCTGCATTTTGGCGGAGTGAATATCACTGTGCCGCATAAGGAAGCCGCATGGCAGCGGGTGGATCAACGTTCGGATACGGCCGAATTGCTGGGCGCGGTGAACACCATTGAGTTTGTGGATGGTCGATTGATCGGACATAATACCGATGGCGTGGGACTGATCCGCTCTCTTGAGGAGCATTTCGGTGACTGTATCGGGGGTAAATCCATTTATTTTG
It encodes:
- the clpB gene encoding ATP-dependent chaperone ClpB, which encodes MQLDRLTIKSQEAMNHARQLTEQYQNSEIDTEHLVLALIEQTDGVVIPLLNRLGVDKHALKMELETALKKRPKVQGSSMEVYASRSLKRVLDAAFDIASKMKDEYVSTEHLFLAAIQDEGSDTARMAKSLNITPDAVLKALQAVRGNQRVTDQAPEDKYEVMKKYGVDLTDAARKGKLDPVIGRDTEIRRVIQVLSRRTKNNPVLIGEPGVGKTAIAEGLAQRIIAGDVPEGLKNKRVISLDIGSMLAGAKFRGEFEDRFKAFMKEVIEAEGAVILFIDELHTLVGAGSAEGAVDASNMIKPALARGALRCVGATTLDEYRKYIEKDAALERRFQPVAVDEPSVEDTIAILRGLRERYEAHHGVRITDSALVAAATLSHRYISDRFLPDKAIDLVDEAGSRLRMEIDSMPTVIDVVERRIMQLEIERQALKMERDAASHERLDKIEHDLAELRENSSRMKLHWQKEKELIGEIRSLTKAIDLLRNEEEAAKRANNLERAAEIMYDRIPKMEQQIVGAQGRLASLQKDQKMLKEEVDAEDIASVVSSWTHVPVSRLLEGEKHKLLHMEDDLRKRVVGQDEAVEAVSKAVRRSRAGLQDPDRPIGSFIFMGPTGVGKTELARALAELLFDDEHALLRIDMSEFMEKHSVSRLIGAPPGYVGYDEGGYLTEHVRRKPYSVVLFDEIEKAHPDVFNVMLQILDDGRLTDGQGRTVDFKNTLIIMTSNLGSAIIHDAIQRDPELKRGDEPYRVMEKQVQEVLSKHFRPEFLNRLDATIIFHSLQRKQLRSIVDIQLGRIRNYLVDKKISLSLTDEAMDFIAGEGYDPAFGARPLKRVMQRRVLDVLAEELLSGQINEGDTVIGRLSGNRESIVFDVQNEQVVAEERK